In Lacrimispora indolis DSM 755, a genomic segment contains:
- a CDS encoding ABC transporter substrate-binding protein, whose protein sequence is MRKRTTAMLLITAMLITACGSNSAPPGSTDTKGETPAKSGADQDTGTSAAAVLDPVTITIWYEGNDSRLPFFKAAEAEMQKEYPNFSINAVTFDNATLTTKALQAVTTNGGVDLIFNEASRLLVTHQQSNGGFEALDDVLAAAPNQEKVTDADKKVISANGQIIAFPINRSVNGLGYKTDVPGVEVTAEKVPDTFEKFVALGKEYQLAGIAGWTLHLGTSPDQIFNLFITGGNGQNDVWINSVPESQIQKNAKYFEQLIGLYSGPDAIWDKDAINEDFSAMYTKIQSGSVGMFRVGNWNAAGWDQPDSGVGEYEVTTWPSLDNSGKGGLFLGGVRGLAMPKNAPEKEAAKVFLSYCLSEAAQKASFDTMGSCMDYDVVDQNQLSKNQKIFFDSSIPIYPSDSYVGSFTYYPELLETYEKGLTGAYQAKDEAEIKAAVEKLHEDLNRVIEQNK, encoded by the coding sequence ATGAGGAAACGTACAACAGCGATGCTACTGATTACGGCCATGCTGATTACTGCCTGCGGCAGCAATTCAGCTCCGCCCGGATCAACGGACACGAAAGGGGAAACGCCGGCCAAGTCTGGGGCTGACCAGGATACCGGCACATCAGCGGCGGCCGTTTTAGATCCGGTCACCATCACCATCTGGTATGAGGGTAACGACTCCCGCCTGCCATTCTTCAAGGCCGCTGAAGCCGAGATGCAGAAGGAATATCCCAACTTTTCCATCAACGCGGTTACCTTTGACAACGCGACACTGACCACCAAGGCGCTCCAGGCGGTAACCACCAATGGCGGAGTGGATCTGATCTTTAATGAGGCCTCTCGTCTGCTGGTCACCCATCAGCAGTCCAACGGCGGCTTTGAGGCACTGGACGATGTTTTGGCTGCGGCACCCAATCAGGAGAAGGTAACGGATGCGGACAAAAAGGTTATTTCTGCCAATGGACAGATCATCGCGTTCCCCATCAACCGCTCGGTAAACGGACTGGGATATAAGACTGATGTGCCCGGTGTGGAAGTTACGGCAGAGAAAGTTCCTGACACCTTTGAAAAATTTGTGGCCCTGGGCAAGGAGTATCAGCTGGCTGGAATTGCCGGTTGGACCCTGCATCTGGGAACCAGTCCGGATCAGATCTTTAATCTCTTTATAACCGGAGGAAACGGACAGAATGATGTGTGGATTAACAGCGTACCAGAGAGCCAGATTCAGAAAAACGCGAAGTATTTTGAGCAGCTCATCGGCCTTTACTCCGGTCCCGATGCCATCTGGGACAAGGATGCAATTAATGAGGATTTTTCCGCAATGTATACCAAGATCCAGAGCGGAAGCGTGGGCATGTTCCGGGTCGGTAACTGGAACGCGGCCGGCTGGGATCAGCCGGACAGCGGTGTCGGAGAATACGAGGTGACCACTTGGCCGTCCTTAGACAACAGCGGGAAGGGCGGACTCTTCCTGGGCGGAGTCCGGGGACTGGCGATGCCGAAGAACGCGCCGGAGAAAGAGGCTGCTAAGGTATTCTTATCCTACTGTCTGTCGGAGGCTGCTCAAAAGGCCAGCTTTGATACCATGGGTTCCTGTATGGATTATGATGTGGTGGATCAGAATCAGCTGAGCAAGAACCAGAAAATATTCTTTGACTCCTCGATTCCCATCTATCCAAGTGATTCTTATGTTGGAAGCTTTACGTATTATCCCGAGCTGCTGGAAACCTACGAAAAGGGGCTGACCGGCGCCTATCAGGCAAAGGATGAGGCAGAGATTAAAGCCGCGGTAGAAAAGCTGCATGAGGATCTGAACAGAGTGATTGAGCAGAACAAGTGA